The Candidatus Scalindua japonica DNA window TGATAGAGTATTGGTAAGGCCTCTCAGTCCTTTAGGACAGGTGGTGTTTTCGAAATTCGAGGTATCGACAGCCGCACATCTTATTATCGGTTCCACTGCACTCTATTTTGGTTCACATGTTGCAGATCTGGAATGGACCGTTTATAAGGTCCTGATGTTTCCTGTGGTTGTACTTGGGGCGGTTATGATTGCCGGAGGCTTACGCCTGATGGTAACATCGGTTGCTTTCTGGACATTGAGAAACAGGACTCTTGTTCACACCGTTATTTTTTCAAGCAAGGAGTTTATTAATTATCCTGTAAGCATATACAATCTGGGAATGCAGTTTTTTTTGACATTTATATTTCCAATAGCGTTTATAAATTTTTATCCGGCACATTTCTTTTTAGACCGCTCAGGTACAGGCCTCCTTCATCCGGCTCTGGAAATGGGAACTCCAATAGCAGGCGCTGTAGTTATTACCGTTTCAATATTCTCATGGAAAGCAGGGGTAAATCATTACCAGAGTACTGGATCATGAGAATATTTCTTAAATATGAATCCAATTATCGGTATTATTCCGAGATTCTCATATTTCATAATAATGTTGA harbors:
- a CDS encoding ABC transporter permease, which translates into the protein MESIKIYFSLFATSIKARMEYKASFLFYIFAILSFYAGQFGLLFILLNRFHEIKGWTLGEMIFLYSLHAFAFGFTNLIFSQLVNFDKMIVDGEFDRVLVRPLSPLGQVVFSKFEVSTAAHLIIGSTALYFGSHVADLEWTVYKVLMFPVVVLGAVMIAGGLRLMVTSVAFWTLRNRTLVHTVIFSSKEFINYPVSIYNLGMQFFLTFIFPIAFINFYPAHFFLDRSGTGLLHPALEMGTPIAGAVVITVSIFSWKAGVNHYQSTGS